The following are encoded in a window of Fusarium verticillioides 7600 chromosome 6, whole genome shotgun sequence genomic DNA:
- a CDS encoding hypothetical protein (At least one base has a quality score < 10), translating into MAKFSNVFGRAEGLTFSILFLVLSQVMYAACQNIATYIAGGIFESIGDTGYVIMQQVFIADTTSLINRGLWTSLPESFASIPTLYLGSIVADSVLKHSTWRWGYGMWALILPFCAAPLIITLYVLQRRARKAGYRRKGAWDAADKTQPLSKRIVNLVWVDLDILGAVLLVLGLGLTLIPLSLTGARNSDRWDQGSYIAMLVIGVVVIGVFFVWDTKFAKVPFVPFRMIKERTVVAACVLSMLDFFHYSCFTLFFPSYLQVAGGFSPGHATRIDNALRVAFQIASVLVGVLMKYTKRSQIFVFIGVPLCVLGQGLMIHFVNMNGGHANEASFITAKTLVGVGRAFYQTAAQVSIQALVAKEDVPVVTGVYYAAMNFGGAVGTSVGGAIWNNILPQKLTTYLPEQAKPNAFKIYKSIVVAQKFAKGTPVRAAIDQAYRETQRLLAIAATCSLAPMLIVMFALKAVDLTKG; encoded by the exons ATGGCAAAGTTCTCCAAC GTGTTTGGTAGAGCTGAAGGTCTAACATTTTCaatcctcttcctcgtcctctcGCAAGTGATGTACGCAGCATGTCAAAACATCGCAACCTATATC GCCGGCGGAATCTTTGAATCAATCGGCGATACCGGCTACGTCATCATGCAACAGGTCTTCATCGCCGACACGACAAGCCTCATCAACCGTGGTCTCTGGACATCCCTCCCCGAATCCTTCGCTTCCATCCCAACATTATACCTCGGGTCCATTGTCGCTGACAGTGTTCTCAAGCACTCGACCTGGCGCTGGGGTTACGGAATGTGGGCTCTCATCCTACCCTTCTGCGCGGCACCTCTcattattactttatatgTCCTTCAGCGACGCGCGAGAAAGGCGGGATATAGACGAAAGGGCGCTTGGGACGCAGCTGATAAAACACAGCCTTTGAGCAAGAGGATCGTGAATCTTGTCTGGGTTGATCTCGACATTCTTGGTGCtgtgcttcttgtcctcggtcttggtctcacCCTCATTCCGCTTTCGCTTACGGGTGCGAGGAATAGTGATCGCTGGGACCAGGGGAGCTACATCGCCATGCTAGTCATTGGCGTTGTCGTCATCGGCGTGTTTTTCGTCTGGGATACAAAGTTTGCCAAGGTTCCATTCGTTCCATTCCGAATGATCAAGGAGAGAACTGTCGTTGCAGCTTGTGTTTTATCCATGCTGGACTTTTTCCATTATTCTTGCTTTACGCTCTTCTTTCCGAGTTATCTCCAAGTCGCTGGGGGTTTCAGTCCTGGACACGCTACTCGCATTGA TAACGCTCTTCGTGTCGCGTTCCAGATCGCTTCGGTGCtcgttggtgttttgatgAAGTACACTAAGCGCAGCCAGATCTTTGTCTTTATCGGTGTTCCGCTTTGTGTTCTTGGTCAAGGCCTCATGATTCACTTTGTCAACATGAACGGAGGCCACGCCAATGAAGCTTCTTTCATCACAGCAAAGACTCTTGTCGGCGTTGGTCGTGCATTCTACCAAACCGCTGCTCAAGTCTCTATCCAGGCTCTCGTCGCCAAGGAAGACGTCCCCGTCGTGACGGGTGTATACTACGCAGCCATGAACTTTGGCGGAGCCGTCGGTACCAG CGTCGGCGGCGCTATCTGGAACAACATCCTCCCCCAGAAACTCACGACATATCTCCCcgagcaagccaagcccaaTGCCTTCAAGATCTACAAGTCCATCGTCGTCGCGCAGAAATTCGCAAAGGGCACACCTGTTCGCGCTGCTATTGATCAAGCGTATCGTGAGACACAGCGCCTTCTCGCTATCGCTGCGACGTGCTCTCTTGCGCCGATGTTGATTGTTATGTTTGcgctcaaggctgttgattTGACAAAGggttga
- a CDS encoding hypothetical protein (At least one base has a quality score < 10), giving the protein MADHNSHRSSDVEAVPKEREKASNTDILRESWSKKALIVAFTGLFATTFVCQFLKYATKVYDAYATSAFQRHSALATANVVSTIIGLVTYPIMAKFSNVFGRAEGLTFSILFLVLSQVMYAACQNIATYIAGGIFESIGDTGYVIMQQVFIADTTSLINRGLWTSLPESFASIPTLYLGSIVADSVLKHSTWRWGYGMWALILPFCAAPLIITLYVLQRRARKAGYRRKGAWDAADKTQPLSKRIVNLVWVDLDILGAVLLVLGLGLTLIPLSLTGARNSDRWDQGSYIAMLVIGVVVIGVFFVWDTKFAKVPFVPFRMIKERTVVAACVLSMLDFFHYSCFTLFFPSYLQVAGGFSPGHATRIDNALRVAFQIASVLVGVLMKYTKRSQIFVFIGVPLCVLGQGLMIHFVNMNGGHANEASFITAKTLVGVGRAFYQTAAQVSIQALVAKEDVPVVTGVYYAAMNFGGAVGTSVGGAIWNNILPQKLTTYLPEQAKPNAFKIYKSIVVAQKFAKGTPVRAAIDQAYRETQRLLAIAATCSLAPMLIVMFALKAVDLTKG; this is encoded by the exons ATGGCAGATCATAATTCTCATCGGAGCTCCGACGTGGAAGCTGTGCCGAAGGAGCGTGAGAAAGCTTCGAATACGGATATTCTGAGGGAGTCTTGGTCTAAGAAGGCTTTGATCGTCGCGTTTACTGG CTTGTTTGCAACGACTTTTGTATGCCAATTCCTCAAGTACGCGACAAAGGTCTACGATGCATACGCTACCTCTGCGTTCCAGCGCCATTCAGCGCTTGCGACAGCCAATGTCGTTAGTACAATCATCGGTCTCGTTACATATCCCATCATGGCAAAGTTCTCCAAC GTGTTTGGTAGAGCTGAAGGTCTAACATTTTCaatcctcttcctcgtcctctcGCAAGTGATGTACGCAGCATGTCAAAACATCGCAACCTATATC GCCGGCGGAATCTTTGAATCAATCGGCGATACCGGCTACGTCATCATGCAACAGGTCTTCATCGCCGACACGACAAGCCTCATCAACCGTGGTCTCTGGACATCCCTCCCCGAATCCTTCGCTTCCATCCCAACATTATACCTCGGGTCCATTGTCGCTGACAGTGTTCTCAAGCACTCGACCTGGCGCTGGGGTTACGGAATGTGGGCTCTCATCCTACCCTTCTGCGCGGCACCTCTcattattactttatatgTCCTTCAGCGACGCGCGAGAAAGGCGGGATATAGACGAAAGGGCGCTTGGGACGCAGCTGATAAAACACAGCCTTTGAGCAAGAGGATCGTGAATCTTGTCTGGGTTGATCTCGACATTCTTGGTGCtgtgcttcttgtcctcggtcttggtctcacCCTCATTCCGCTTTCGCTTACGGGTGCGAGGAATAGTGATCGCTGGGACCAGGGGAGCTACATCGCCATGCTAGTCATTGGCGTTGTCGTCATCGGCGTGTTTTTCGTCTGGGATACAAAGTTTGCCAAGGTTCCATTCGTTCCATTCCGAATGATCAAGGAGAGAACTGTCGTTGCAGCTTGTGTTTTATCCATGCTGGACTTTTTCCATTATTCTTGCTTTACGCTCTTCTTTCCGAGTTATCTCCAAGTCGCTGGGGGTTTCAGTCCTGGACACGCTACTCGCATTGA TAACGCTCTTCGTGTCGCGTTCCAGATCGCTTCGGTGCtcgttggtgttttgatgAAGTACACTAAGCGCAGCCAGATCTTTGTCTTTATCGGTGTTCCGCTTTGTGTTCTTGGTCAAGGCCTCATGATTCACTTTGTCAACATGAACGGAGGCCACGCCAATGAAGCTTCTTTCATCACAGCAAAGACTCTTGTCGGCGTTGGTCGTGCATTCTACCAAACCGCTGCTCAAGTCTCTATCCAGGCTCTCGTCGCCAAGGAAGACGTCCCCGTCGTGACGGGTGTATACTACGCAGCCATGAACTTTGGCGGAGCCGTCGGTACCAG CGTCGGCGGCGCTATCTGGAACAACATCCTCCCCCAGAAACTCACGACATATCTCCCcgagcaagccaagcccaaTGCCTTCAAGATCTACAAGTCCATCGTCGTCGCGCAGAAATTCGCAAAGGGCACACCTGTTCGCGCTGCTATTGATCAAGCGTATCGTGAGACACAGCGCCTTCTCGCTATCGCTGCGACGTGCTCTCTTGCGCCGATGTTGATTGTTATGTTTGcgctcaaggctgttgattTGACAAAGggttga